The following are encoded together in the Malaya genurostris strain Urasoe2022 chromosome 3, Malgen_1.1, whole genome shotgun sequence genome:
- the LOC131439554 gene encoding partner of xrn-2 protein 1-like — MTDSSFDVEKYKTFYECDEHWELRKMFMERHKDRFPEDELVCLAQVFTNVEFLGCRYPAETMTLIAELSKDVAAEFRQSRENKLKRTFVAASDAAAARYAKK, encoded by the coding sequence ATGACTGACAGTAGCTTTGATGTAGAGAAGTATAAAACCTTTTACGAATGTGACGAGCACTGGgaattgcgaaaaatgttcatgGAACGACACAAGGATCGGTTCCCGGAAGATGAACTAGTTTGTCTGGCTCAAGTTTTCACTAATGTGGAATTCCTAGGTTGCCGATACCCAGCAGAAACCATGACATTGATAGCGGAATTATCCAAAGACGTTGCTGCAGAGTTTCGACAATCGAGGGAGAACAAACTGAAACGGACTTTCGTGGCCGCAtcggatgctgctgctgctagatATGCTAAGAAGTAG
- the LOC131439547 gene encoding uncharacterized protein LOC131439547, producing MMEPTQAEPSLPSTSAASTVGRKRKLSSDEFIFDQPNMKILSVELSDIELQVSLMDLSDEILMEIFLNLDSDSLISLSECCLRLNSLIKDKKLWTKADFSESQLGGQELLRKIKHLQTETRSLKIRGLTSLYPLDKWKTPTLTANLLAQINKRCPQLEHFEITEGYMDTNNMAIISFPPSIQTLVFRKCEADRSMASEIRMGFLSKIDRTLQKLEELTIEYCSWFDTHDFMALSKVPHLRYLSLKGCANMKDSVPYASIATRFGFKKLEILDLRDTPISDSDVSCFNIVQSLKELLLECPEYLRTERGLSEYNEAERQRVEQLRRIANQDIINPLNRRQEQAAEGANPPDNAQQPVGDNAADPAPPPRPPRPHFLGEGRNVFRFVNRHFFPNLHENRENLIRIINRVEMDPPEEQAEQQPANNPPPPPPLPPVNEEQLQRPAPPPPPPPPAAAVVAAHQAPLPPLPENPEIRQRHVRIVYNNRRNIIRIINHLERNNNDEDNNNEMPFPQVMPRPVEAAYQQIFEAGNRDRIENGPFAEPAAGQGAPADEEQQQVQERPVNGVAEDANNGVNANANGNVMNGEGEPAPAGAEEQEPHPQEDMNVRVILHGAFQNNHPRIMPHVIIVRGVENNNPVAEVADNQQRPANAFYQYLNLGPGAPGPNYVSLVSDRGICAYGVSRQELGGVAFIREYFRPNMTSLERLFVRNYKLVTDTSLDHLESAAPNLKLLDVTGTSVTAEGVRNFKLARPNCTILSDFE from the exons ATGATGGAACCGACCCAGGCGGAACCGTCGCTTCCCTCGACTTCCGCAGCATCTACGGTCGGAAGAAAGCGGAAACTTTCCAGTGATGAGTTTATCTTCGATCAGCCCAATATGAAAATCCTTTCGGTGGAATTGTCCGATATCGAACTGCAGGTGTCACTGATGGATCTGAGTGATGAAATACTTATGGAAATATTCCTGAATCTAGACAGCGACAGTTTAATATCACTGTCCGAGTGTTGCCTTCGGTTAAACAGTCTGATCAAAGATAAGAAACTCTGGACCAAGGCAGATTTCAGCGAGTCACAACTGGGGGGTCAGGAACTGCTGCGTAAAATAAAGCACTTGCAAACCGAAACTCGTTcactgaaaatacgtggcttgaccaGTTTGTACCCGCTGGATAAATGGAAAACTCCTACGTTGACTGCTAATTTACTAGCACAAATCAACAAACGCTGTCCCCAGTTGGAACATTTTGAAATCACCGAAGGCTACATGGACACAAACAATATGGCAATCATTTCCTTTCCGCCCAGTATTCAGACGCTGGTTTTCAGAAAATGCGAAGCAGATCGTTCAATGGCGTCTGAAATACGAATGGGTTTCCTGTCCAAAATTGATAGAACATTGCAAAAATTAGAG GAACTTACTATAGAATACTGTAGTTGGTTTGATACGCACGACTTCATGGCCTTGTCGAAAGTTCCCCATTTGCGTTATCTCAGCCTCAAAGGTTGCGCTAACATGAAAGATAGTGTTCCGTATGCTAGCATCGCCACAAGATTTGGATTCAAAAAACTGGAG ATCCTAGACCTTCGTGATACGCCGATCTCCGACTCTGACGTAAGCTGTTTCAATATAGTTCAatcactaaaagaattgctgttAGAATGTCCGGAATACTTGCGTACCGAGCGAGGTTTGAGCGAGTATAATGAAGCGGAACGGCAACGTGTTGAGCAGCTTCGACGAATAGCCAACCAGGATATTATAAATCCGCTCAACAGACGTCAGGAGCAAGCCGCAGAGGGCGCTAACCCTCCCGATAACGCTCAACAGCCGGTAGGTGACAATGCTGCGGATCCTGCACCCCCGCCGCGGCCACCTCGGCCGCACTTCCTAGGCGAGGGACGCAACGTGTTCCGTTTTGTTAATCGTCACTTTTTCCCGAACTTGCACGAAAATCGTGAGAATCTAATCCGTATCATTAATCGTGTTGAAATGGACCCTCCGGAAGAGCAAGCGGAACAGCAGCCGGCCAACAATCCACCGCCACCACCACCGCTTCCTCCGGTGAACGAAGAACAACTACAGCGGCcagcaccaccaccaccaccaccaccaccagcagcagcagtagtagcAGCTCATCAAGCGCCACTGCCACCATTACCAGAGAATCCAGAAATACGACAACGTCACGTGCGCATAGTTTATAACAATCGGCGCAACatcatacgcattatcaatCATCTGGAACGAAACAATAATGACGAGGATAACAACAACGAAATGCCGTTCCCTCAGGTTATGCCACGCCCGGTTGAAGCAGCCTATCAGCAAATTTTCGAGGCGGGCAACAGGGATCGCATAGAAAATGGTCCATTCGCAGAACCTGCTGCTGGTCAGGGGGCTCCCGCGGATGAAGAACAGCAACAAGTACAAGAAAGACCGGTGAACGGTGTTGCCGAAGATGCTAATAATGGTGTGAATGCTAACGCAAACGGGAATGTCATGAACGGCGAAGGGGAACCGGCACCTGCTGGAGCTGAGGAGCAGGAACCACACCCACAAGAAGATATGAATG TCCGAGTCATTCTCCACGGTGCCTTCCAGAACAACCACCCGAGAATAATGCCCCACGTTATCATCGTGCGCGGTGTGGAAAACAACAACCCAGTGGCCGAAGTGGCGGACAACCAACAGAGACCGGCTAACGCTTTCTACCAGTATCTCAACCTAGGACCGGGAGCACCCGGCCCCAACTATGTCTCGTTGGTGAGTGATCGAGGTATTTGCGCGTACGGTGTGTCCCGACAAGAGCTCGGTGGGGTGGCGTTTATTCGTGAGTACTTTAGGCCCAACATGACCAGTCTAGAGCGGTTGTTCGTGCGAAACTACAAACTGGTGACCGACACTTCGCTTGATCACCTGGAATCGGCTGCACCGAACCTGAAGTTGCTGGACGTCACCGGAACTTCAGTTACAGCGGAAGGTGTGCGTAATTTTAAATTAGCGCGACCCAACTGTACCATACTGTCGGATTTTGAGTAG
- the LOC131439548 gene encoding ATP-dependent RNA helicase abstrakt, with protein sequence MSTEVPAVKRYRRDEKQSDESEVEDDGQYVPYVPVRERRKQQLLKMGRIVQLTAEASNVGKSSSENEHDEEGAEEAWGRKFNISLLDQHTELKKLAEAKKISAVEKQLKEEEKILESVAEKKALMGVAELAKGIQYEDPIKTSWKAPRYILARSDASHEKVREKLRILVEGENVPPPICTFREMKFPKPILAALEKRNIRKPSPIQVQGIPAVLSGRDLIGIAFTGSGKTLVFVLPIIMFSVEQEIRLPFISKEGPYGLIICPSRELAKQTFDIVQYYCQHMQAASMPEIRSALAIGGVPVNESLAIIQQGCHIMVATPGRLMDMLDKKLVKLDVCRYLCMDEADRMIDMGFEEDVRTIFSYFKGQRQTLLFSATMPKKIQNFAKSALVKPVTINVGRAGAASMNVTQDIEYVKQEAKVVYLLDCLQKTPPPVLIFAEKKQDVDAIHEYLLLKGVEAVAIHGGKDQEERYRSVEGFRKQEKDVLVATDVASKGLDFPDVQHVINYDMPDDIENYVHRIGRTGRSGSKGLATTFINKATEQYVLLDLKHLLIEAKQKVPPFLAELCSETEKYADLGDGCSYCGGLGHRITECPKLEAIQSKQASNIGRRDYLSNTAADY encoded by the exons ATGTCGACGGAAGTTCCAGCCGTAAAGCGCTATCGCCGTGATGAGAAGCAATCCGATGAAAGTGAAGTGGAAGATGATGGCCAGTATGTCCCCTACGTTCCAGTACGAGAACGTAGGAAACAACAATTGTTGAAAATGGGTAGGATTGTGCAGCTTACTGCAGAGGCCTCGAATGTGGGCAAGTCTTCTAGTGAAAATGAGCACGACGAAGAAGGAGCCGAAGAGGCATGGGGTCGTAAGTTTAACATTAGCTTACTGGATCAACATACCGAGCTGAAAAAGCTGGCAGAAGCTAAAAAGATTAGTGCAGTAGAGAAACAGCTAAAGGAG GAGGAAAAAATTCTCGAGAGTGTTGCAGAAAAGAAAGCCCTCATGGGTGTTGCCGAATTGGCAAAGGGGATCCAGTATGAAGATCCAATCAAAACCAGTTGGAAGGCTCCAAGGTATATTTTAGCTCGTTCAGATGCCTCTCACGAGAAAGTAAGAGAAAAGTTAAGAATCTTGGTTGAAGGAGAAAATGTACCTCCGCCGATTTGTACCTTCCGAGAGATGAAGTTTCCGAAGCCAATATTGGCAGCTTTGGAAAAACGAAACATTCGAAAACCTTCCCCGATTCAGGTTCAAGGCATACCGGCTGTTTTGTCTGGAAGAGATTTGATTGGAATTGCCTTCACTGGATCGGGTAAAACGTTAGTATTTGTACTTCCTATTATCATGTTTTCTGTTGAGCAAGAAATTCGCTTGCCATTCATCAGCAAGGAAGGGCCATATGGATTGATAATTTGTCCATCGCGAGAATTGGCTAAACAAACATTTGACATCGTGCAATACTACTGTCAACATATGCAAGCGGCTAGTATGCCCGAAATTCGTTCTGCACTGGCCATCGGGGGTGTACCCGTGAACGAATCCTTAGCAATTATTCAACAGGGTTGTCACATCATGGTTGCCACTCCGGGACGGTTGATGGACATGTTGGATAAGAAATTGGTTAAACTAGACGTTTGTCGTTACTTATGCATGGACGAAGCGGATCGAATGATTGATATGGGATTCGAAGAGGATGTCCGAACCATTTTCTCATACTTCAAAGGGCAGCGTCAGACACTGCTATTTTCTGCCACCATgccaaagaagattcaaaactTCGCTAAGTCAGCACTGGTGAAACCGGTCACAATCAATGTTGGTCGAGCAGGAGCTGCCTCTATGAACGTTACTCAAGATATCGAATACGTCAAGCAAGAGGCAAAAGTTGTGTATTTGCTGGATTGTCTCCAGAAGACGCCTCCGCCGGTATTAATTTTTGCCGAGAAGAAACAAGATGTTGATGCTATCCATGAGTATTTGTTACTGAAAGGTGTCGAGGCTGTTGCCATTCACGGTGGTAAAGATCAGGAGGAACGTTATCGATCGGTGGAAGGTTTCAGAAAGCAGGAGAAGGATGTTCTTGTAGCCACAGATGTTGCATCAAAAGGTCTTGATTTTCCAGATGTCCAACACGTTATCAACTATGATATGCCAGACGACATAGAAAATTATGTCCATAGGATTGGTCGTACTGGACGGTCAGGATCGAAAGGCTTAGCTACTACTTTCATCAACAAAGCTACTGAACAGTATGTTCTACTAGACTTAAAACATCTGTTAATCGAAGCAAAACAAAAGGTTCCTCCTTTTCTGGCGGAATTGTGTTCCGAGACGGAAAAGTATGCCGATCTGGGCGATGGATGCAGCTACTGTGGTGGTCTTGGTCATCGGATTACCGAGTGTCCCAAACTGGAAGCCATTCAGAGCAAACAGGCTTCCAACATCGGGCGGAGAGATTATTTGTCCAACACTGCAGCTGATTATTAG